The DNA segment TTACAAAGCTTGAGCAAATGAAACAGAACCAGCTCAACCGAAGCACCTTTGCGTTTGGTGGTCTCGCTTACCAGATTGAGGAGCGCTTCCGGTATCAGCGTGAGGATGTAACCATTCATGTTGTGTCTCCAGAGGTCGAAATTAATGGAGATTTAGATCAGCTTGAAGTCCTCCTTGAAAACTTAGTTGAAAATGCTTTACGTTATGCAGATAACAACATTTGGATTTCGGCAGAACCATATACAACAGGTGTGACCATTAGTGTCGAGAACGATGGTGAGCCGATCGATGACAATGAGATTAAAGAGTTGTTTAAGCCATTTTATAAAGGAAACAAAGGGAAGTTTGGTCTTGGTTTAGCGATTGTGAAGCAAATTGCAGAACTTCATCACGGATCACCTCGGGTCGAGAACACAGACAAGGGCGTACGCTTTGTGATCACCATCCCAAATGAGACCTATGAAGAGTTAGTAGATACGGCATCAAAGCCTAAAAAAAGAGATCGTAAAAAAGAGAAAAAGTCAGATCAATAAGAAGACCAGGGCATTGATGCTTTGGTCTTTTCTTGTATTTTTGGTGTAATGAGTAGTAGTTGGTATGGTATACTGACGTTGATGACAAGTTAAAGAGGTGACGGAATGAGCAAAGGAATACGAAATTATCAGGTCGGAGAAAAGGTTGAAAGTTATTTTCTAATTAAGTCTTCTACAAAAAGCATTGCAAGTAACAGCAAGCCTTTTTTGACGTTAATTCTGAGTGATAAGACCGGTGATATTGAAACAAAGCTCTGGGGTGCCTCGCCTGATGATGAAGCAGCCTACGCGAGTAAAGCTTTAATCTATGTGCAAGGAGATTTAATCGATTATCGTGGACGTAATCAGTTGAAGCTATCAAGCATTCGCCCAGTTTCAGCTCTTGATAATGTGAAAATTAGTGATTTTGTACGCTCCGCTCCTATTTCATCTGAGGAGATGCATGAAGAAATTACACAATTTATCTTTGAAATGAAAAATCCTAATATACAGCGTATTACAAGACATCTAGTTAAGAAGTACCAGCAAGAGTTCTTAGAATCACCGGCGGCTACCCGTAATCACCATGAATTTGTCTCGGGTCTCGCTTATCATGTGGTGTCTATGCTAAGACTAGCAAAAAATCTATCAGAGCTTTATCCGAGCTTAGATACAGATCTACTGTATGCGGGTGTTATTTTGCACGACTTAGGTAAGGTTCGCGAACTTTCCGGCCCGATTGATACAAGCTATACCTTAGAAGGTAAATTGCTTGGTCATATTTCTATCATTTCAAATGAGATTGATGCGGCGGCCAGAGAGCTTAAGATTGAAGGGGAAGAAGTAACTGTGCTTCAGCACCTGGTCTTAAGTCACCATGGTAAGGGCGAGTGGGGGAGTCCTAAGGTTCCAATCATTCGTGAGGCAGAAGTCTTACATCTGATTGATAATGTAGATGCGAAGATTAATATGATGGACCGGGCGCTTGATCGAGTGATGCCTGGAGCCTTCTCTGAACGTGTGATGCCACTTGAAAATCGTAGCTTTTACAAACCGAGCTTTCAAGCACCTCCACTAGACGAAAATAGCTAGTTCTATTCAATATCTCCCTCTCATAGAATCTAGTAAGTAGACAAGCGGGGGGAGAATTCGAATGAGTGAACAGTTAAAACAAAAACTAGCCATCGCTTTTTTAGTTGTTTTAATAATCGTATTTATCGCGACTCAAACAAATGTG comes from the Alkalihalobacillus sp. FSL W8-0930 genome and includes:
- the yhaM gene encoding 3'-5' exoribonuclease YhaM — protein: MSKGIRNYQVGEKVESYFLIKSSTKSIASNSKPFLTLILSDKTGDIETKLWGASPDDEAAYASKALIYVQGDLIDYRGRNQLKLSSIRPVSALDNVKISDFVRSAPISSEEMHEEITQFIFEMKNPNIQRITRHLVKKYQQEFLESPAATRNHHEFVSGLAYHVVSMLRLAKNLSELYPSLDTDLLYAGVILHDLGKVRELSGPIDTSYTLEGKLLGHISIISNEIDAAARELKIEGEEVTVLQHLVLSHHGKGEWGSPKVPIIREAEVLHLIDNVDAKINMMDRALDRVMPGAFSERVMPLENRSFYKPSFQAPPLDENS